The following are encoded together in the Methylomonas methanica MC09 genome:
- a CDS encoding PepSY-associated TM helix domain-containing protein, whose amino-acid sequence MKLDSNSLPEDGRVARRWSSGVTLQRRKARRKLWLQVHLYLGLSLGLILAVVGLTGAILVFYQELQELTLPELAVVSMPQEAQRKPVGLDDMLAAANRYKPPGSEIFKVYYPRKDDLAYKILYFVRDPRRADNGDGYYVFVDPYTAEIKGVQLWHPKGRFWERPLVSFIMNLHWCLLLGETGEVIVGILAVLSIFSVLTGLIVWWPLTGKFKQALTIKRNAGTVRFNFDLHKTVGFYSMVVLLPVLFSGVYFNLPDQVNTLVRQFSALERRNAWNGISSDLHSFKADGRQALTIGQIENIVRQHYSDGKLWMIKPPAKPDDVYIAWQRGIDALSPFVGYRDIAIDAYDGNILRVHESGTGSAGDILLDWQWPIHSGHAFRWPGRILVLLAGLACPLLFVTGVIRWIQKRRAKQLAKAKTG is encoded by the coding sequence ATGAAACTCGATTCAAACAGTTTGCCGGAAGACGGTCGCGTTGCTCGCCGCTGGTCATCCGGCGTTACATTGCAACGGCGTAAAGCACGCCGAAAACTCTGGCTGCAAGTGCATCTTTATCTCGGCCTATCGCTGGGCCTGATTTTAGCCGTGGTTGGTTTAACCGGTGCTATCTTGGTGTTCTATCAGGAATTACAAGAGCTTACGTTACCTGAGTTGGCGGTTGTTTCGATGCCGCAGGAAGCACAGCGTAAACCCGTTGGATTGGACGACATGCTTGCCGCGGCGAACCGGTACAAACCGCCAGGCAGCGAGATTTTTAAGGTGTATTACCCGCGGAAGGACGATCTTGCCTATAAGATTCTGTATTTTGTCAGAGACCCAAGACGGGCGGACAACGGCGATGGCTATTACGTCTTCGTCGATCCCTATACGGCCGAAATAAAAGGCGTACAACTTTGGCATCCCAAAGGCCGGTTTTGGGAGCGGCCCTTGGTCAGTTTCATCATGAATTTGCATTGGTGTTTACTGTTAGGAGAAACAGGCGAAGTCATCGTGGGCATTCTTGCCGTACTGTCTATCTTTTCGGTATTGACCGGCCTGATCGTCTGGTGGCCGTTGACCGGAAAGTTCAAGCAAGCGTTGACGATAAAGCGTAATGCCGGAACGGTCAGATTCAATTTCGATCTGCATAAAACCGTTGGGTTTTACTCGATGGTGGTATTGCTACCCGTTTTGTTTTCCGGGGTCTATTTCAACTTGCCCGACCAAGTCAACACGCTGGTTCGGCAGTTTTCCGCGTTGGAGCGCCGTAACGCCTGGAACGGCATTTCCTCCGACCTTCACTCGTTCAAGGCGGACGGGCGACAAGCGCTGACCATAGGGCAAATCGAAAACATCGTCCGGCAGCACTACTCGGACGGAAAACTATGGATGATAAAGCCACCGGCTAAGCCGGACGATGTGTATATTGCCTGGCAACGCGGCATAGACGCGTTGAGCCCGTTCGTCGGCTACCGCGACATCGCGATCGATGCATACGACGGCAACATCTTGCGAGTTCACGAATCCGGAACGGGTAGCGCCGGTGACATACTGTTGGATTGGCAATGGCCTATACACAGCGGCCACGCTTTCCGTTGGCCGGGCCGGATTCTGGTGTTGTTGGCCGGTTTGGCTTGTCCGCTGTTGTTCGTGACGGGCGTGATACGTTGGATACAAAAGCGTCGGGCTAAGCAACTTGCTAAAGCCAAAACCGGATAA